The Humulus lupulus chromosome 4, drHumLupu1.1, whole genome shotgun sequence genome has a window encoding:
- the LOC133832872 gene encoding uncharacterized protein LOC133832872, which yields MVEKNLENENDDVIVNEVGQEFIIENEIDIERKDVHGNLSSDVSYNIYDLGWWKIIDTKLRDLLVEKCPIRINDIIFPKDENSRHFSTFYYMRKLSNGETYDRRWLVYSKDFDKVYCFCCKLFHSNSTNNMNQLGNEGIKEWKNLGARLKTHETSNEHIVNMNAWIDLELRLANNKTIDKSVQERINKEKKHWRNILVRIIAIVKSLAKNNLAFRGNNEKIYQENNGNFLSLIEMIAEFDPIMQEHV from the coding sequence ATGGTAGAAAAGAACTTAGAGAATGAGAATGATGATGTAATTGTTAATGAAGTTGGTCAAGaatttattattgaaaatgaAATTGATATAGAAAGAAAGGATGTTCATGGTAATTTGAGTAGTGATGTTTCTTATAATATTTATGATCTCGGATGGTGGAAAATTATTGATACTAAATTAAGAGATTTGTTAGTAGAAAAATGTCCAATTAGAATAAATGATATAATTTTTCCAAAAGATGAAAATTCTAGGCATTTTTCCACTTTTTATTACATGAGAAAATTATCGAATGGGGAAACATATGATAGAAGATGGTTGGTATATTCTAAGGATTTTGACAAGGTGTATTGTTTTTGTTGCAAATTATTTCATTCTAATTCTACTAATAATATGAATCAATTAGGCAATGAAGGAATTAAGGAATGGAAAAATCTTGGTGCTAGGCTTAAAACACATGAAACAAGTAATGAGCATATTGTTAACATGAATGCTTGGATTGACTTAGAATTGAGACTTGCAAATAATAAAACAATAGATAAAAGTGTGCAAGAACGAATTAATAAGGAGAAGAAACATTGGAGGAATATTTTAGTAAGAATAATTGCTATTGTAAAAAGTCTAGCTAAGAATAATTTGGCATTTCGTGGAAATAATGAAAAGATCTACCAAGAGAACAATGGTAATTTTTTGAGTTTAATTGAAATGATTGCTGAATTTGATCCAATTATGCAAGAACATGTCTGA